A stretch of Cyanobacterium sp. HL-69 DNA encodes these proteins:
- a CDS encoding Glutathione S-transferase, theta, translated as MLLGPSIITVFALLVYFVTIINVGRARFKYNVMPPATSGDENFERVLRVQENTLEQLIFFLPLLWIFSYFVSEMWGMILGGTWVVGRILYAWGYAKEAKKRAPGFAISTLSGLALLGVSLVKLMLMAYEAYL; from the coding sequence ATGTTATTAGGACCCAGCATTATTACAGTATTTGCTCTTCTAGTTTATTTTGTCACCATTATTAACGTAGGTAGAGCCAGATTTAAATACAACGTCATGCCCCCTGCCACTAGCGGAGACGAAAACTTTGAAAGAGTCTTGAGAGTACAAGAAAATACCCTCGAACAACTTATCTTCTTTTTACCCCTCCTCTGGATTTTTTCTTACTTTGTCAGTGAAATGTGGGGCATGATACTAGGAGGTACGTGGGTTGTGGGTAGAATTCTTTATGCCTGGGGTTATGCCAAAGAAGCTAAAAAAAGAGCCCCTGGATTCGCCATTAGCACCCTCAGCGGTTTAGCTTTACTCGGTGTATCTTTGGTTAAACTAATGTTGATGGCTTACGAAGCATATTTATAA
- the folP gene encoding dihydropteroate synthase FolP: protein MQIRNYNFNWNQRTYIMGILNVTPDSFSDGGEYNELQKAVNQALVMVKDGADIIDIGGQSTRPGALEVTLEEELNRVIPVIKAIREKTDIPISIDTTRAEVAQRAIASGADIINDISGATFDPDMLDTVARLQVPIILMHIRGNPQTMQTMTDYQDLIAEIEEFFFDRIAQCVQKGISKSNIIIDPGIGFAKNYQQNIDILNNIKRLKNLGFPMLIGTSRKSFIGKILNENDPAKRVWGTGATCYHAISQGADILRVHDVAPMYDIARVADAITRSKSDY, encoded by the coding sequence ATGCAAATAAGAAATTATAATTTTAACTGGAATCAGCGCACCTACATCATGGGTATCCTCAATGTTACCCCCGATAGTTTTAGTGATGGCGGTGAATATAACGAATTACAAAAAGCTGTAAATCAAGCCCTTGTCATGGTAAAAGATGGGGCAGATATAATTGACATTGGGGGGCAATCTACTCGCCCGGGGGCGCTGGAGGTGACTTTGGAGGAGGAGTTAAATCGAGTTATTCCCGTTATCAAAGCTATTCGTGAAAAGACAGATATTCCTATTTCCATTGATACCACAAGGGCAGAGGTGGCACAAAGGGCGATCGCCTCGGGGGCTGATATAATTAATGATATATCAGGGGCAACATTTGATCCTGATATGTTAGATACTGTGGCTCGTTTACAAGTGCCGATTATTTTGATGCACATTCGGGGTAATCCTCAAACCATGCAAACTATGACGGATTATCAAGATTTAATCGCAGAAATTGAAGAATTTTTCTTTGATAGAATTGCCCAATGTGTCCAAAAAGGCATTAGTAAATCTAATATTATCATTGATCCTGGAATTGGTTTTGCTAAAAATTACCAGCAAAATATTGACATTTTAAATAATATTAAAAGATTAAAAAATCTTGGTTTTCCAATGCTTATTGGCACTTCTCGCAAAAGTTTTATTGGTAAAATATTGAACGAAAATGATCCTGCAAAAAGGGTATGGGGTACAGGGGCGACTTGTTATCATGCTATCAGTCAAGGGGCTGATATTTTGAGGGTTCATGATGTCGCACCGATGTACGATATTGCTAGGGTTGCCGATGCTATTACTAGGTCAAAATCAGATTATTAA
- the trkA-2 gene encoding voltage-gated potassium channel TrkA — protein MSSGKKPSASEQKYYRMKRELIGASVALGGVLLSGTLWYWLVEQWSLVDSAYMTIITLSTVGFGEIRTLDDRARIFTMVLILMGIVIFGYLVNRFTEAISQGYFKERLRFKQKKNVIDKLQNHYILCGFGRMGFHVARELHAENTPFIVLEKSESELEKAEELGYLHLQGDATLDESLLEAKVETALAIIAALSSDADNLYTVISAKALNPSIRAIARANSEEAVKKLERAGADAVVSPYVTGGKRLAAAALRPQIMDFVDGILSGGERSFYLEEFLLEEDCLCLGQTLREAGLRARSGALVVAIRTPNNGLIPGPNGESVLDEGDSLICMGTAEQLRTLNSILAPMKKSPRQPRK, from the coding sequence GTGAGTAGCGGAAAAAAGCCTTCAGCTTCCGAACAAAAATATTATCGAATGAAAAGGGAGCTAATCGGCGCCTCTGTAGCCCTAGGAGGTGTACTATTATCAGGAACGCTATGGTATTGGTTAGTAGAACAATGGTCTTTGGTGGATTCTGCCTATATGACCATTATTACTCTATCAACGGTGGGTTTTGGGGAAATTAGAACCCTTGATGATCGAGCTAGAATTTTTACCATGGTTCTCATTTTAATGGGAATTGTCATTTTTGGTTATCTTGTCAATCGTTTTACTGAAGCTATTTCTCAAGGTTATTTTAAAGAAAGACTAAGATTTAAACAAAAAAAGAACGTGATTGATAAATTACAAAATCATTATATTCTCTGCGGTTTTGGGCGCATGGGTTTCCATGTTGCGAGGGAATTACACGCCGAAAATACTCCTTTTATCGTCCTTGAAAAGAGTGAAAGTGAGTTGGAAAAAGCCGAAGAGTTGGGTTATCTACATCTTCAGGGAGATGCCACCCTTGATGAATCTTTGTTAGAAGCAAAAGTTGAAACTGCTTTGGCAATTATTGCGGCGCTTAGTTCTGATGCTGATAATCTCTATACGGTAATATCTGCTAAGGCTCTTAATCCTAGCATAAGGGCGATCGCCCGAGCAAACTCAGAAGAAGCGGTAAAAAAGCTAGAAAGGGCTGGGGCAGACGCTGTGGTATCCCCCTACGTCACTGGTGGAAAAAGACTTGCTGCGGCCGCTTTACGCCCCCAGATAATGGACTTTGTAGATGGTATCCTTAGCGGTGGGGAAAGGTCATTTTATTTAGAGGAATTTCTGTTGGAGGAAGATTGTCTATGTTTGGGGCAAACCCTTCGAGAAGCAGGGCTAAGAGCGAGATCTGGTGCTTTGGTGGTAGCTATTCGTACTCCTAATAATGGACTCATACCTGGCCCTAACGGCGAAAGCGTCCTTGATGAGGGAGATTCTTTGATTTGTATGGGTACGGCAGAACAATTACGTACTCTTAATTCTATTCTTGCACCTATGAAGAAGTCTCCTCGTCAACCAAGAAAATAA
- the glpA gene encoding anaerobic glycerol-3-phosphate dehydrogenase subunit GlpA gives MTIQLIERQKQLEKLKNEEFDCLIIGGGATGTGSALEANKRGLKVALVERFDFASGTSSRSTKLLHGGVRYLEQAFKRLDVEQFNLVRDALSERKNVIEIAPHLAKSLPLIIPLYQFWQIPYFFTGLLMYDLLSGKQSLGRSRLLSLKDTLELFPSLNTEGMIASVMYYDGQFDDARLNVEVAMKAIEQGCAIANYLEVIEIIKENDKCRGAVVRDSLSGKTFPIKAEVVVNATGPYSDSIRHLDQPEVEKILKVSSGVHIVVDKAYAPGDGALLIPKTDDGRVIFIVPWRQFTLIGTTDEEAQVTDNPVATEEEIAYLMAYANRYLTEKISREDVLSAWSGLRPLVSPNHTANSTAKISRDHTILKSKTGLITITGGKWTTFRKMAADTINQVIKQLSSPNGFSGHSSELISVAGGENYDFDDLDQKLSATIEDEAIRHHLINYYGSRAIAIQAIIEEYGIEKLAPQYPFITAEVAYVYRYEMAQKSEDILSRRFRLTFLDSVVSEQVTEKVNTIIEKERAVVNKQELTINS, from the coding sequence ATGACCATACAGCTAATTGAAAGGCAAAAACAATTAGAAAAACTGAAAAATGAAGAATTTGACTGTTTAATAATCGGAGGAGGTGCTACAGGCACAGGCTCAGCTTTGGAGGCAAATAAGAGAGGGCTAAAAGTGGCTCTAGTAGAGCGATTTGACTTTGCGTCTGGTACCAGTAGCCGCAGTACAAAATTATTACATGGTGGGGTAAGATATTTAGAACAGGCTTTTAAGCGTTTGGACGTTGAGCAGTTTAATTTGGTAAGAGATGCCCTATCAGAAAGAAAAAATGTCATTGAAATAGCCCCCCATCTAGCCAAGTCTTTACCTTTGATAATTCCTTTGTATCAATTTTGGCAGATTCCCTATTTTTTCACAGGGTTGTTAATGTATGATTTGTTATCGGGTAAACAAAGTTTGGGGCGCAGTCGCCTATTGAGTCTTAAGGATACTTTGGAATTATTTCCTTCTCTCAACACTGAAGGTATGATTGCTAGTGTGATGTATTATGATGGGCAGTTTGATGATGCTAGGCTTAATGTAGAAGTAGCCATGAAAGCCATTGAGCAAGGATGTGCGATCGCAAATTACCTCGAAGTCATTGAAATTATCAAAGAAAATGATAAATGTAGAGGGGCAGTGGTAAGAGATAGCCTAAGTGGTAAAACCTTCCCTATCAAAGCAGAGGTTGTGGTAAATGCCACAGGACCTTATAGTGACAGTATCAGACATTTAGACCAACCAGAAGTCGAAAAAATACTCAAAGTAAGCTCTGGAGTACATATTGTTGTGGATAAAGCCTATGCCCCTGGGGATGGTGCTTTATTGATTCCTAAAACCGATGATGGTAGAGTTATTTTCATTGTACCTTGGCGTCAGTTTACCCTCATTGGTACTACGGACGAAGAAGCCCAAGTAACAGATAATCCCGTGGCAACGGAAGAAGAAATTGCATACTTGATGGCATATGCCAACCGTTACCTAACCGAAAAAATTTCCCGTGAGGATGTATTGTCTGCATGGAGTGGACTACGCCCTCTAGTTTCTCCTAACCATACGGCAAATTCTACCGCTAAAATTTCCCGAGATCATACCATTCTTAAATCAAAAACTGGTTTAATTACCATTACGGGGGGAAAATGGACTACTTTCCGCAAAATGGCGGCGGATACCATCAACCAAGTTATTAAGCAATTATCCTCGCCTAATGGTTTTTCTGGTCATTCTTCCGAGTTAATTTCTGTGGCAGGGGGCGAGAATTATGATTTTGATGATTTGGATCAAAAATTGTCCGCAACCATTGAAGATGAAGCTATTAGACATCATCTAATTAATTATTATGGTTCAAGGGCGATCGCCATTCAAGCCATCATTGAAGAGTATGGCATAGAAAAATTAGCCCCCCAATATCCTTTTATCACCGCCGAGGTTGCCTACGTTTATCGTTATGAAATGGCACAAAAATCAGAAGATATTTTATCCCGTCGATTTAGACTAACTTTCCTCGACTCTGTCGTAAGTGAGCAAGTTACCGAAAAAGTTAACACCATTATAGAAAAAGAAAGAGCAGTAGTTAATAAACAAGAGTTAACCATTAATTCCTAA
- the petJ-2 gene encoding cytochrome c6 PetJ: protein MRKLSIFLITLITIISFNLLYISRAIAQINLTEINQNINEPSKLFEINCAGCHLNGGNIIRRGKNLKLKALQKNGYDTPESIATIITNGKNNMSAYGDRLSNQQINDLSNYVLNQAKNNWK, encoded by the coding sequence ATGCGAAAATTATCTATTTTTCTAATTACACTAATTACCATTATTTCTTTTAATTTATTATATATATCAAGGGCGATCGCCCAGATAAACTTAACAGAAATAAATCAAAATATTAATGAACCTAGTAAACTTTTTGAGATTAACTGTGCGGGGTGTCATCTTAATGGAGGTAACATCATTCGCAGGGGCAAAAACTTAAAATTAAAAGCCCTTCAAAAAAATGGTTATGATACCCCTGAATCCATAGCAACTATAATCACTAATGGCAAAAATAATATGTCGGCTTATGGCGATCGCCTTTCAAATCAACAAATAAATGACCTTTCCAACTATGTTCTAAATCAAGCAAAAAATAACTGGAAATAA